The Henckelia pumila isolate YLH828 unplaced genomic scaffold, ASM3356847v2 CTG_461:::fragment_3, whole genome shotgun sequence genome window below encodes:
- the LOC140872285 gene encoding beta-arabinofuranosyltransferase RAY1 isoform X1, producing MEARCSILFSDFYYKKALRSGLWLVWLCGIFLICVSFYATLLLSKERKIINEGPKITLFTAPRPFTGFIGERQALAVRSWLGLSENINVVLFSQDPSVFSLAESLGSRVLVEPNIDFTFLGTPYFHSMVARSLASSSDVSVLVNPDAIILSDFVSTLNYAHKLDEDWLLVAATQNISHFPFHLDSGGKRWLTDDGKHVGIKKLQEFLSQKSCGKLHGEGVIIAWNNVDLPLHKGILPPFLYGKGLHNRWIITEALNSDFRLVIEASLTISSFYLNNLHQEKYMANTSWELSGNSLLGRLYGSFSFRKAKYSSLFMLFEYGGRYLFVNKNQNIAYMLGYKRSLNLWKKGVSVSPMEEEIQSCLDSIESLAEIEGRLVNEQSRLWTSITMPLSLENLLSVRADQNKTIVLGVAGYSYKDMLMSWVCRLRHLRLSNFLVCALDSEIYEFSILQGLPVIKFLNPPTNISFDDCHFGTECFQKVTKVKSRMVLQILKLGYNVLLSDVDVYWFENPLPYLRSFGPSVLVVQSDEYNMAGPINLPRRLNSGFYYANSDIATIKAMEKVVNHAANSNFSEQPSFYDTLCGEGGSNRLNDNQCMEPETNLLVHFLNRDLFPNGAYGGLWEEKDIKKICMDKGCLILHNNWIGGRKKKLERQVLSGLWEYDINTRMCLQSWQRIDIPSYF from the exons ATGGAGGCTCGCTGTTCTATTCTGTTCTCCGATTTCTACTACAAGAAG GCTTTGCGAAGTGGGCTGTGGCTTGTTTGGCTTTGTGGGATTTTCTTGATTTGTGTGTCCTTCTATGCTACGCTGCTGCTGTCCAAGGAACGGAAGATTATCAACGAGGGCCCCAAGATTACACTTTTTACTGCACCTCGGCCTTTCACGGGTTTCATAGGTGAAAGGCAGGCTCTTGCAGTGAGATCATGGCTGGGTCTGTCTGAAAATATTAATGTCGTTCTTTTCAGCCAAGACCCTTCTGTTTTCTCCCTGGCGGAATCATTGGGATCCAGGGTCTTAGTTGAGCCTAATATTGACTTCAC GTTCCTTGGTACACCATATTTTCATTCCATGGTTGCGAGATCTCTGGCATCATCATCAGATGTTTCTGTACTGGTAAATCCCGATGCGATTATTTTATCGGACTTTGTATCCACTTTGAATTATGCCCACAAGCTCGACGAAGACTGGCTCCTTGTTGCTGCAACACAAAATATTTCACATTTCCCTTTCCATTTGGATTCCGGTGGGAAAAGGTGGCTGACAGATGACGGTAAACATGTTGGGATAAAAAAG TTGCAGGAGTTTCTTTCTCAGAAATCGTGTGGAAAGCTACACGGAGAAGGAGTGATTATCGCATGGAATAACGTGGATTTGCCTCTTCACAAGGGCATCCTTCCCCCGTTTTTGTATGGCAAAGGACTCCACAATCGATGGATCATAACCGAGGCCTTGAACTCTGATTTTAGGCTTGTAATTGAAGCAAGTTTGACTATTTCTAGTTTTTACCTCAACAACCTTCACCAAGAAAAGTATATGGCAAATACAAGTTGGGAACTAAGTGGCAATTCCCTTCTGGGAAGGCTTTATGGATCATTTTCTTTTCGCAAAGCCAAGTATTCAAGTCTGTTCATGTTATTTGAGTACGGAGGACGTTATCTTTTTGttaataaaaaccaaaacatTGCTTATATGCTGGGGTACAAAAGATCATTAAACTTGTGGAAAAAAGGCGTTTCTGTGTCTCCAATGGAAGAGGAAATACAGAGTTGTCTTGATTCGATAGAATCACTTGCAGAAATTGAAGGACGCCTGGTGAATGAGCAGTCAAGATTGTGGACCTCGATTACAATGCCACTCTCTCTTGAAAATCTACTGTCAGTTCGTGCTGATCAGAACAAGACGATTGTACTTGGTGTTGCTGGATATAGCTACAAAGATATGCTAATGAGCTGGGTATGCAGGCTACGCCACCTCCGATTGTCAAATTTCTTGGTCTGTGCGCTGGACAGTGAAATTTACGAGTTCTCCATCTTGCAG GGCCTGCCAGTGATCAAGTTTTTAAATCCTCCAACCAACATAAGCTTCGATGACTGCCATTTTGGAACTGAATGTTTTCAGAAAGTAACAAAAGTCAAGTCTAGAATGGTTTTACAGATATTAAAGCTCGGTTATAATGTGCTTTTAAGTGATGTGGATGTTTACTGGTTTGAGAATCCATTGCCCTATCTTAGGTCTTTTGGTCCCTCTGTTCTTGTGGTGCAGTCTGATGAATATAACATGGCAG GGCCAATAAACTTACCTCGCCGCCTTAACTCTGGTTTCTATTATGCTAATTCGGACATTGCTACCATCAAGGCAATGGAGAAGGTAGTGAATCATGCTGCTAACTCCAATTTCTCTGAACAACCGAGTTTCTACGACACATTATGTGGTGAAGGTGGATCCAACAGGTTAAATGATAACCAATGCATGGAGCCTGAAACAAATTTGTTGGTTCATTTCTTGAACAGAGACCTCTTTCCAAATGGTGCATATGGAGGCCTCTGGGAGGAAAAAGATATAAAGAAAATATGCATGGATAAAGGTTGTCTCATCCTCCATAACAACTGGATTGGTGGAAGAAAGAAGAAGCTGGAACGGCAGGTATTATCGGGGCTTTGGGAGTACGATATCAACACTAGAATGTGTTTGCAAAGTTGGCAAAGAATTGACATCCCTAGTTATTTTTAA
- the LOC140872285 gene encoding beta-arabinofuranosyltransferase RAY1 isoform X2 produces MEARCSILFSDFYYKKALRSGLWLVWLCGIFLICVSFYATLLLSKERKIINEGPKITLFTAPRPFTGFIGERQALAVRSWLGLSENINVVLFSQDPSVFSLAESLGSRVLVEPNIDFTFLGTPYFHSMVARSLASSSDVSVLVNPDAIILSDFVSTLNYAHKLDEDWLLVAATQNISHFPFHLDSGGKRWLTDDGKHVGIKKEFLSQKSCGKLHGEGVIIAWNNVDLPLHKGILPPFLYGKGLHNRWIITEALNSDFRLVIEASLTISSFYLNNLHQEKYMANTSWELSGNSLLGRLYGSFSFRKAKYSSLFMLFEYGGRYLFVNKNQNIAYMLGYKRSLNLWKKGVSVSPMEEEIQSCLDSIESLAEIEGRLVNEQSRLWTSITMPLSLENLLSVRADQNKTIVLGVAGYSYKDMLMSWVCRLRHLRLSNFLVCALDSEIYEFSILQGLPVIKFLNPPTNISFDDCHFGTECFQKVTKVKSRMVLQILKLGYNVLLSDVDVYWFENPLPYLRSFGPSVLVVQSDEYNMAGPINLPRRLNSGFYYANSDIATIKAMEKVVNHAANSNFSEQPSFYDTLCGEGGSNRLNDNQCMEPETNLLVHFLNRDLFPNGAYGGLWEEKDIKKICMDKGCLILHNNWIGGRKKKLERQVLSGLWEYDINTRMCLQSWQRIDIPSYF; encoded by the exons ATGGAGGCTCGCTGTTCTATTCTGTTCTCCGATTTCTACTACAAGAAG GCTTTGCGAAGTGGGCTGTGGCTTGTTTGGCTTTGTGGGATTTTCTTGATTTGTGTGTCCTTCTATGCTACGCTGCTGCTGTCCAAGGAACGGAAGATTATCAACGAGGGCCCCAAGATTACACTTTTTACTGCACCTCGGCCTTTCACGGGTTTCATAGGTGAAAGGCAGGCTCTTGCAGTGAGATCATGGCTGGGTCTGTCTGAAAATATTAATGTCGTTCTTTTCAGCCAAGACCCTTCTGTTTTCTCCCTGGCGGAATCATTGGGATCCAGGGTCTTAGTTGAGCCTAATATTGACTTCAC GTTCCTTGGTACACCATATTTTCATTCCATGGTTGCGAGATCTCTGGCATCATCATCAGATGTTTCTGTACTGGTAAATCCCGATGCGATTATTTTATCGGACTTTGTATCCACTTTGAATTATGCCCACAAGCTCGACGAAGACTGGCTCCTTGTTGCTGCAACACAAAATATTTCACATTTCCCTTTCCATTTGGATTCCGGTGGGAAAAGGTGGCTGACAGATGACGGTAAACATGTTGGGATAAAAAAG GAGTTTCTTTCTCAGAAATCGTGTGGAAAGCTACACGGAGAAGGAGTGATTATCGCATGGAATAACGTGGATTTGCCTCTTCACAAGGGCATCCTTCCCCCGTTTTTGTATGGCAAAGGACTCCACAATCGATGGATCATAACCGAGGCCTTGAACTCTGATTTTAGGCTTGTAATTGAAGCAAGTTTGACTATTTCTAGTTTTTACCTCAACAACCTTCACCAAGAAAAGTATATGGCAAATACAAGTTGGGAACTAAGTGGCAATTCCCTTCTGGGAAGGCTTTATGGATCATTTTCTTTTCGCAAAGCCAAGTATTCAAGTCTGTTCATGTTATTTGAGTACGGAGGACGTTATCTTTTTGttaataaaaaccaaaacatTGCTTATATGCTGGGGTACAAAAGATCATTAAACTTGTGGAAAAAAGGCGTTTCTGTGTCTCCAATGGAAGAGGAAATACAGAGTTGTCTTGATTCGATAGAATCACTTGCAGAAATTGAAGGACGCCTGGTGAATGAGCAGTCAAGATTGTGGACCTCGATTACAATGCCACTCTCTCTTGAAAATCTACTGTCAGTTCGTGCTGATCAGAACAAGACGATTGTACTTGGTGTTGCTGGATATAGCTACAAAGATATGCTAATGAGCTGGGTATGCAGGCTACGCCACCTCCGATTGTCAAATTTCTTGGTCTGTGCGCTGGACAGTGAAATTTACGAGTTCTCCATCTTGCAG GGCCTGCCAGTGATCAAGTTTTTAAATCCTCCAACCAACATAAGCTTCGATGACTGCCATTTTGGAACTGAATGTTTTCAGAAAGTAACAAAAGTCAAGTCTAGAATGGTTTTACAGATATTAAAGCTCGGTTATAATGTGCTTTTAAGTGATGTGGATGTTTACTGGTTTGAGAATCCATTGCCCTATCTTAGGTCTTTTGGTCCCTCTGTTCTTGTGGTGCAGTCTGATGAATATAACATGGCAG GGCCAATAAACTTACCTCGCCGCCTTAACTCTGGTTTCTATTATGCTAATTCGGACATTGCTACCATCAAGGCAATGGAGAAGGTAGTGAATCATGCTGCTAACTCCAATTTCTCTGAACAACCGAGTTTCTACGACACATTATGTGGTGAAGGTGGATCCAACAGGTTAAATGATAACCAATGCATGGAGCCTGAAACAAATTTGTTGGTTCATTTCTTGAACAGAGACCTCTTTCCAAATGGTGCATATGGAGGCCTCTGGGAGGAAAAAGATATAAAGAAAATATGCATGGATAAAGGTTGTCTCATCCTCCATAACAACTGGATTGGTGGAAGAAAGAAGAAGCTGGAACGGCAGGTATTATCGGGGCTTTGGGAGTACGATATCAACACTAGAATGTGTTTGCAAAGTTGGCAAAGAATTGACATCCCTAGTTATTTTTAA
- the LOC140871824 gene encoding inorganic phosphate transporter 2-1, chloroplastic, with translation MTSTYCLSSTRNTTSQALSVHNSRLYIPKHRSCVFASESQCPRKDFLVLKHQISRLRGPFTLLRRPFAALSSFAESESEDNGGVVGGKGNHHAETAKSEDDLSGMARAFNISSKTASAISVCIALAALTLPFFMSSLGHGLPFKIKALSYVTLLFGFYMAWNIGANDVANAMGTSVGSGALTLRQAVVLAAVLEFSGALLMGSNVTSTMQKGILVANVFQGKDALLFAGLLSCLAAAGTWLQVASYYGWPVSTTHCIVGSMVGFGLAYGGTDAIFWSSLARVTSSWVISPVIGALTSFLVYKCIRRFVYSAPNPGQAAAAAAPIAVFLGVTGISFAAFPLAKTLSIAFAQALACGAAAAFLVDRITRKQLGHLLAKSAKADLEPKEETHLSKNIGFLSDIAGPTGTQLEIVYGVFGYMQILSACFMSFAHGGNDVSNSIGPLAAALSLLQGGLSGTEIVIPNDILAWGGFGIVAGLMIWGYRVIATIGKKITELTPTRGFAAEFAAASVVLGASKLGLPISATHTLVGAVMGVGFARGLNSVRAETVREIVTSWAVTIPAGATFAVIYTWILTKVLSFVL, from the exons ATGACTTCTACCTATTGTTTGTCTTCAACCAGAAACACCACATCACAAGCTTTATCAGTTCATAATTCTCGCCTTTATATCCCAAAGCACAGGTCTTGTGTTTTTGCAAGTGAATCTCAGTGTCCCAGAAAGGATTTTCTGGTTCTCAAGCATCAGATATCAAGATTAAGGGGCCCCTTCACACTCTTGAGACGCCCTTTTGCGGCCTTATCCTCTTTTGCggagtcggagagtgaggatAATGGAGGTGTTGTGGGAGGAAAAGGGAATCATCATGCGGAGACTGCGAAATCGGAAGATGATTTGTCTGGAATGGCCCGGGCTTTCAACATATCTTCGAAAACAGCCTCTGCTATATCAGTGTGCATAGCGTTGGCGGCTCTTACTCTGCCatttttcatgagttcattGGGGCATGGGTTGCCATTCAAGATCAAAGCTTTATCTTATGTTACCCTTTTGTTTGGATTTTACATGGCTTGGAATATTGGTGCTAATGATGTGGCCAATGCAATGGGGACTTCAGTCGGTTCTGGGGCGTTGACACTGCGGCAAGCCGTGGTTTTGGCTGCCGTGTTGGAGTTTTCAGGGGCGTTGCTGATGGGCAGCAATGTCACAAGTACGATGCAGAAGGGGATTCTCGTTGCCAATGTTTTCCAAGGAAAGGATGCTTTACTCTTTGCTGGTTTGCTTTCTTGTTTGGCTGCTGCTGGTACTTGGCTGCAG GTAGCATCGTACTATGGCTGGCCTGTCTCGACTACACATTGTATAGTTGGATCAATGGTTGGATTTGGTCTTGCTTATGGAGGAACCGATGCTATCTTTTGGAGTTCACTGGCAAGGGTAACTTCGTCGTGGGTCATTTCACCTGTCATCGGAGCACTGACGTCATTCCTTGTCTATAAATGCATTCGAAGG TTTGTTTACAGTGCTCCGAATCCAGGACAAGCAGCCGCTGCAGCTGCACCAATTGCTGTCTTTTTAGGAGTCACCGGCATTTCTTTTGCAGCATTCCCTCTCGCCAAGACCCTCTCCATAGCTTTTGCTCAGGCCTTAGCCTGTGGTGCTGCAGCTGCATTTTTAGTTGACAGAATCACAAGGAAACAATTAGGACACCTCCTAGCCAAGTCTGCTAAAGCAGATTTAGAGCCAAAGGAGGAAACCCATCTCAGTAAGAACATCGGCTTTCTATCCGATATAGCTGGCCCTACAGGCACCCAACTAGAGATAGTTTATGGAGTATTTGGCTACATGCAAATTTTATCAGCCTGCTTCATGTCATTTGCACATGGAGGAAATGATGTGTCCAATTCCATTGGCCCTTTGGCTGCGGCTCTGTCCCTTCTCCAAGGTGGCTTGAGTGGAACTGAGATTGTGATTCCTAATGATATCCTAGCATGGGGAGGATTTGGGATTGTTGCAGGGCTCATGATTTGGGGATACCGAGTTATCGCTACTATCGGTAAGAAAATTACAGAACTAACACCAACTCGAGGATTTGCTGCTGAATTTGCAGCAGCATCTGTTGTTTTAGGGGCGTCGAAACTGGGGCTCCCTATTTCTGCTACTCATACTCTGGTGGGGGCAGTGATGGGGGTAGGATTTGCTAGAGGGCTTAACAGTGTACGAGCTGAGACGGTGAGAGAGATTGTCACTTCTTGGGCTGTGACAATTCCCGCTGGTGCAACATTTGCTGTCATTTACACTTGGATCTTGACCAAGGTTTTATCTTTTGTACTTTAA
- the LOC140872287 gene encoding uncharacterized protein — protein MAVVVSNISPFLEFSVSPPRVPELRIRLLPSDAVLSVFKKDIHLTSHFESVFDHKERHLNKRTSSQSRVNGVEYENSSDDENGNGNGLDEELGEDDGFDWEKEMRKRVKEIEEMKELEKKAEELQNKVDEEYGDRNGGEQTEEEKRMRVKKELEKVAKEQAERRQTAQLMFQLGQKAYEKGMYGRAIEFLEGALTIIPRSTMFGGEIQIWLAMAYEAKNRHADCISLYQQLEKTHPSVSIRRQAANLRYILQAPKLKITQEEMVTIPIIGSSYDSYAVTWSDKYKESGSTTNQLPSTKDYLGDFLVWKPPTGLEKSRAFWVSLALWIGLVGAALFLQS, from the exons ATGGCCGTTGTAGTCAGCAACATATCCCCTTTCCTAGAGTTCTCCGTATCCCCTCCTCGAGTCCCCGAACTCAGAATCCGCCTCCTTCCCTCCGACGCCGTTTTGAGCGTCTTCAAGAAGGATATACACCTCACCTCTCACTTCGAATCTGTCTTCGATCATAAAGAGCGGCACTTGAACAAGAGGACATCGAGCCAGTCGAGGGTGAACGGTGTTGAGTACGAGAATTCCAGCGACGATGAGAATGGGAACGGGAATGGGCTCGATGAGGAGCTGGGAGAGGATGATGGGTTCGACTGGGAGAAGGAGATGAGGAAGAGGGTGAAGGAGATTGAGGAGATGAAGGAGCTGGAGAAGAAAGCCGAGGAGTTGCAGAACAAGGTTGATGAAGAATATGGCGATAGAAATGGTGGCGAACAGACTGAAGAAGAGAAGCGGATGAGAGTGAAGAAAGAACTGGAAAAG GTAGCTAAGGAGCAAGCGGAACGCAGACAAACAGCCCAGCTGATGTTCCAATTGGGTCAAAAAGCCTATGAAAAGGGCATGTATGGTCGTGCAATCGAGTTTCTCGAAGGCGCACTCACGATCATCCCCAGGTCGACCATGTTCGGCGGCGAG ATACAAATATGGCTTGCCATGGCTTATGAGGCCAAGAATCGCCATGCCGACTGCATTTCTTTGTATCAGCAGTTAGAAAAGACGCATCCCAGTGTCAGCATTCGACGACAAGCTGCAAATTTACGCTATATACTACAAGCACCCAAGCTTAAGATTACTCAAGAAGAGATGGTTACTATTCCAATAATCGGTTCGAGTTATGACAG TTATGCAGTGACTTGGTCTGACAAGTACAAGGAGAGTGGCTCCACGACAAATCAACTTCCATCAACCAAAGACTATTTAGGCGACTTCTTGGTGTGGAAACCACCAACTGGTTTGGAGAAAAGCCGCGCCTTCTGGGTGTCGTTAGCTTTGTGGATCGGTCTGGTTGGAGCCGCCCTCTTTCTGCAAAGTTGA
- the LOC140872286 gene encoding protein DETOXIFICATION 29 — MEETTNDKLTQPLLSPKEEDYEALPVLSSYPLSNHSFASSFVADGDDIAPIAGIHGFFDAFRTECRKLWYLAAPAIFTCICQYSLGAITQTFAGHVGTLELASFTIENSVIAGLSFGLMLGMGSALETLCGQAYGAGRIEMLGVYMQRSWVILLATAALLMFLYIFATPFLLLIGQTESISICAGKYALWMIPQLYAYAANFPIAKFLQAQSKMSAMAWISLLTLVLHIFFSWLLMLKLGYGMGGGAVVLNASWWFIVVAQLVYIFAGRCGGAWSGFSWKAFHNLGGFVRLSLASAVMLCLEMWYFMALILFAGYLKNAEVAVDALSICTNILGWTVMVAIGFNAAISVRVSNELGAAHPRTAKFSVVVVVISSFLIGLVISAIILIFQKQYPSLFSNSEDVKKIVYQLTPLLAFSIVINNVQPALSGVAIGAGWQALVAYVNIACYYLFGIPLGLIFGYAINMGVHGIWYGMIAGTAVQTLILFFIVYRTNWNKEASAAALRIKTWGGESDPKGSHV, encoded by the exons atggaggaaacCACCAATGATAAATTAACACAGCCGCTTCtctctccgaaagaagaagatTACGAGGCCCTTCCGGTGCTTTCATCGTACCCTTTATCCAACCATTCATTCGCTTCTTCCTTCGTAGCAGACGGCGATGATATAGCTCCGATCGCCGGAATCCATGGTTTCTTCGACGCCTTCCGTACGGAGTGTAGGAAGCTCTGGTATTTGGCTGCTCCCGCTATCTTCACTTGCATTTGCCAGTACTCCCTCGGTGCCATCACGCAAACGTTTGCCGGCCACGTGGGCACCCTCGAACTCGCCTCCTTCACCATCGAAAACTCTGTTATCGCCGGATTATCCTTTGGCCTCATG CTGGGAATGGGAAGCGCGCTGGAAACCCTTTGCGGGCAAGCGTACGGCGCCGGGAGAATCGAGATGCTGGGCGTATACATGCAGAGATCGTGGGTCATCCTCCTCGCCACGGCGGCTCTGCTGATGTTTCTGTACATTTTCGCGACTCCTTTCCTTCTGCTGATCGGCCAAACGGAGAGCATCTCAATCTGCGCCGGAAAATACGCGCTATGGATGATTCCACAGCTCTACGCGTACGCCGCGAATTTCCCGATCGCCAAGTTCTTGCAGGCGCAGAGCAAGATGAGTGCTATGGCGTGGATTTCCCTGTTGACCTTGGTCCTGCACATATTCTTCAGTTGGCTGCTGATGCTGAAGCTGGGTTACGGGATGGGCGGCGGCGCCGTGGTTCTGAACGCTTCGTGGTGGTTCATAGTGGTGGCGCAGCTGGTATACATATTCGCCGGCCGGTGCGGCGGAGCTTGGTCGGGGTTTTCGTGGAAGGCGTTTCATAATCTGGGGGGTTTCGTGAGATTGTCTCTCGCATCGGCCGTCATGCTGTG CTTGGAGATGTGGTATTTCATGGCTTTGATACTCTTTGCTGGATACTTGAAGAACGCTGAAGTAGCTGTCGATGCTCTGTCCATTTG CACAAACATATTGGGGTGGACTGTCATGGTAGCCATTGGCTTCAATGCAGCGATAAG TGTAAGGGTGTCTAATGAATTGGGGGCGGCGCATCCAAGAACGGCTAAATTCtcggtggtggtggtggtgataTCCTCGTTCTTGATCGGCCTCGTCATCTCTGCGATCATCCTCATCTTCCAAAAACAGTATCCTTCCTTATTTTCCAACAgtgaagatgtcaaaaaaatTGTGTACCAACTCACACCATTGCTTGCATTCAGCATTGTCATCAACAATGTTCAGCCTGCCCTCTCAG GGGTGGCTATTGGGGCTGGATGGCAAGCACTGGTTGCCTACGTTAACATTGCATGCTACTACCTCTTTGGTATTCCTTTGGGTCTAATATTTGGGTATGCAATTAACATGGGAGTACAT GGTATTTGGTATGGAATGATAGCAGGAACAGCTGTGCAAACATTAATTCTCTTCTTCATTGTTTATAGAACAAACTGGAATAAAGAG GCATCTGCTGCTGCTCTAAGGATCAAGACCTGGGGAGGGGAATCAGATCCTAAAGGAAGCCATGTTTAA
- the LOC140872285 gene encoding beta-arabinofuranosyltransferase RAY1 isoform X3 — translation MLVPRMCEQRFLPSGVGRFLGTPYFHSMVARSLASSSDVSVLVNPDAIILSDFVSTLNYAHKLDEDWLLVAATQNISHFPFHLDSGGKRWLTDDGKHVGIKKLQEFLSQKSCGKLHGEGVIIAWNNVDLPLHKGILPPFLYGKGLHNRWIITEALNSDFRLVIEASLTISSFYLNNLHQEKYMANTSWELSGNSLLGRLYGSFSFRKAKYSSLFMLFEYGGRYLFVNKNQNIAYMLGYKRSLNLWKKGVSVSPMEEEIQSCLDSIESLAEIEGRLVNEQSRLWTSITMPLSLENLLSVRADQNKTIVLGVAGYSYKDMLMSWVCRLRHLRLSNFLVCALDSEIYEFSILQGLPVIKFLNPPTNISFDDCHFGTECFQKVTKVKSRMVLQILKLGYNVLLSDVDVYWFENPLPYLRSFGPSVLVVQSDEYNMAGPINLPRRLNSGFYYANSDIATIKAMEKVVNHAANSNFSEQPSFYDTLCGEGGSNRLNDNQCMEPETNLLVHFLNRDLFPNGAYGGLWEEKDIKKICMDKGCLILHNNWIGGRKKKLERQVLSGLWEYDINTRMCLQSWQRIDIPSYF, via the exons ATGCTAGTTCCACGCATGTGTGAACAAAGATTTTTACCTTCAGGAGTGGGAAG GTTCCTTGGTACACCATATTTTCATTCCATGGTTGCGAGATCTCTGGCATCATCATCAGATGTTTCTGTACTGGTAAATCCCGATGCGATTATTTTATCGGACTTTGTATCCACTTTGAATTATGCCCACAAGCTCGACGAAGACTGGCTCCTTGTTGCTGCAACACAAAATATTTCACATTTCCCTTTCCATTTGGATTCCGGTGGGAAAAGGTGGCTGACAGATGACGGTAAACATGTTGGGATAAAAAAG TTGCAGGAGTTTCTTTCTCAGAAATCGTGTGGAAAGCTACACGGAGAAGGAGTGATTATCGCATGGAATAACGTGGATTTGCCTCTTCACAAGGGCATCCTTCCCCCGTTTTTGTATGGCAAAGGACTCCACAATCGATGGATCATAACCGAGGCCTTGAACTCTGATTTTAGGCTTGTAATTGAAGCAAGTTTGACTATTTCTAGTTTTTACCTCAACAACCTTCACCAAGAAAAGTATATGGCAAATACAAGTTGGGAACTAAGTGGCAATTCCCTTCTGGGAAGGCTTTATGGATCATTTTCTTTTCGCAAAGCCAAGTATTCAAGTCTGTTCATGTTATTTGAGTACGGAGGACGTTATCTTTTTGttaataaaaaccaaaacatTGCTTATATGCTGGGGTACAAAAGATCATTAAACTTGTGGAAAAAAGGCGTTTCTGTGTCTCCAATGGAAGAGGAAATACAGAGTTGTCTTGATTCGATAGAATCACTTGCAGAAATTGAAGGACGCCTGGTGAATGAGCAGTCAAGATTGTGGACCTCGATTACAATGCCACTCTCTCTTGAAAATCTACTGTCAGTTCGTGCTGATCAGAACAAGACGATTGTACTTGGTGTTGCTGGATATAGCTACAAAGATATGCTAATGAGCTGGGTATGCAGGCTACGCCACCTCCGATTGTCAAATTTCTTGGTCTGTGCGCTGGACAGTGAAATTTACGAGTTCTCCATCTTGCAG GGCCTGCCAGTGATCAAGTTTTTAAATCCTCCAACCAACATAAGCTTCGATGACTGCCATTTTGGAACTGAATGTTTTCAGAAAGTAACAAAAGTCAAGTCTAGAATGGTTTTACAGATATTAAAGCTCGGTTATAATGTGCTTTTAAGTGATGTGGATGTTTACTGGTTTGAGAATCCATTGCCCTATCTTAGGTCTTTTGGTCCCTCTGTTCTTGTGGTGCAGTCTGATGAATATAACATGGCAG GGCCAATAAACTTACCTCGCCGCCTTAACTCTGGTTTCTATTATGCTAATTCGGACATTGCTACCATCAAGGCAATGGAGAAGGTAGTGAATCATGCTGCTAACTCCAATTTCTCTGAACAACCGAGTTTCTACGACACATTATGTGGTGAAGGTGGATCCAACAGGTTAAATGATAACCAATGCATGGAGCCTGAAACAAATTTGTTGGTTCATTTCTTGAACAGAGACCTCTTTCCAAATGGTGCATATGGAGGCCTCTGGGAGGAAAAAGATATAAAGAAAATATGCATGGATAAAGGTTGTCTCATCCTCCATAACAACTGGATTGGTGGAAGAAAGAAGAAGCTGGAACGGCAGGTATTATCGGGGCTTTGGGAGTACGATATCAACACTAGAATGTGTTTGCAAAGTTGGCAAAGAATTGACATCCCTAGTTATTTTTAA